The segment TAGGAATGGGATGGCGATATCGTACAGTTATAGCATTAATGGCACGACAATCGACACACATGCGCCAagatccatctttcttagggacCAAAagtactggaacagcacaaggtgaTAGAGATTCACGAACATACCCTTTGTCCAAAAGCTCTTTTACCTGTCGCTGAATTTCTTTGGTTTCTTCAGGATTAGCACGGTAGGCTGGACGATTGGGAAGAGAAGCTCCAGGTACCAAatcgatttgatgctcaatACCACGGAGTGGAGGAAGGCCAGCTGGTAcctcatcaggaaaaacatcttcAAAGTCCTGTAAGAGATCAAGAACAGCACTAGGCAGCGATGAAGGTAAATCGTTAGTTGAAAGTAGGACCTCCTTGTGCAAGAGCACAAAGAATGGGGCTGTggtgttcctcacttctctcaaaTCACTCCTGCTCACAAATAAGCACTCATTTTGGTGGTGTTGTTTTGTAGTGGAAAGAGGCTTTATGTGGCTAGATTGGTTAGAAGTCTCTCCCTTACTAGTGTTGGCAGCCTCACTCAATTTTCTTTTGTCAGATTCTTCTTTTTTCATGCGAGCCACATCTGAAGCATAGATCTCTTCTGGAGATAATGGAAcaagaaccaccttcttgtcgtTGTGGATGAAAGTATACTTGTTAGACCGCCCAAAGTGCACCGAATCCACATCAAACTGCCATGGACGACCCAACAGCAAATGGCATGCTTGCATGGGTACAATATCACAATCAACCTCACCATGATAGTCACCAATGGAGAAAGACAAACGAACCATGGATGAGACCTTCACTGTTCCTGAATTATTCAGCCACTGCATATGGTAAGGGTGTGGATGGCGGCGTGTTGGTAGGCCAAGCTTCTCAACAAGCAAGGCACTAACAATATTATTGCAGCTCCCACCATCTATGATGAAACGACACACTTGACCTTTCACTTTGCATCGGGACTGAAACAAATTATGACGTTGTCCTTGTTCAGCAGCAACAAACTGAGTGGAAAGAACTCTTCTAACCACCAAATAAGGAGATGATCTATTCATTTTAGAAGGCTCCAAATCAGGAAAATCAGCAAGCAACTTATCAAAATCAGCACTAGTAATCTCATTAGAATATGGAGAAATAACATCTTCTATCATGTCACTGGGAGCAAAAGTTAGAATAGGTTGAATAGCTAAACAATTCAGACCTAGCTCAAAAGTACCATCCTCAGCTGAATACTCACAAGTGTCAAGAGTATGATCTGCAAAGACATTGTGaaactcgtcctcctcttcaCTTTGTGAATCATATGAACCATCAGCAAGGGCAATAATCGTACGACGATTGGGACATTCAGCTTGCTTATGCCCATGACCACCACACTTAAAACACTCAATCTTGCTTGTATGCCTTGGGGCTGCAGTAGCAGAGGAGCTGGAATGAGTAGAGCTTACAGCTTTGCCTTTGGAATCAAAATGTTTGGAAGAAGTTGCACGAGATGTAGGTGTGTGCACCCCTGACCCGTGCTGCTGTGACTGGCGCCATGAAGTAGCACTATTATGAGCTGAAAATGAAGCATGATCTTTATAAGATCCAGCAAGTTGTCGTTCTGCCCTTTTTGCAAAATGTACCAACTCAGTGAGACATGTGTAGTTTGTCATATCCACTTTATCAGCAATGGGCTTATTGAGGCCAACCAGAAATCGAGCCATTGTGGATTCCTCATCTTCAGTTATCTCTGTACGAAGTAAACACATTTCCAATTCTTGAAAATATTCATCAACAGTACGAGTACCTTGCACAAGACGTTTTAGCTTCAAATGTAGATCACGAGAGTAATATGCAGGAACAAAACGACGTCGCATTTCCCTCTTCATGTCTTCCCAAGTAATACGATCATGTCCAGCGCGTCGGAGTTTAGTACACActtgattccaccaagtgattgCATAGCCTGAAAACTCAATTGCAGCAAGCATTGCTTTCTTGACAAGAGGATAAGGATACAAATCAAAGATCTGTTCAACCTTAGTCTCCCACTCAAAATAATCATCAGCACTTTCTTTTCCATTAAATTTTGGAATAGACACTTTCACTTTGCTtaaaccatcatcatcaaggcGACGGTGGCGGTCACGATAACCACGATGGCCACCATGGCGATGATCATCCATGTCAGACAAcatatcatcatcaccatcataatCTCGTCCACCTCGAACAGGAATGCGCCGAGCACGACCAAAATTAAGAAGACCATGACCACGCCCGCCACGTCCACGACCAGCGGGATGACGCGGTGGCTCATCCTCCTCGTCAATATCATCATCCTCATTTGGTGGCGGTTCTCGACGTGGTATGTTCAATTGGAGAGTTTGGAGCTGCTGCATCAAATCATTCATTTGTGTACGCAACTCCTGAAATTCCTCCACCGAAACAGCGGCACCATCTCCACGTCCTGCCATGTTAGTAGAGGAAAAAAAAGGACAATATATATGTGGAATCACTCCCTCACCACTTACAAAACAAGTTCTTTCTCTCCCTGAAAAGAGCAAGAACCGGGGCTGCGATCTGTAGGGAAGAGTGATTGTAACAGCGACGACGGTGCAACAACTCACGGTGCTTtaagtggagcttggtggggtaaTATGTTAGTGGAATGCACTGAAATGTAGTGATGCAAAACTAAATAATAATCCAAGAACAGAAGTCTAAGTTGGAAAGGATGCACAAAGAAAGGAATGAGATGTAGTAAGTGGATAGATGATCACCAATTTGCACCAACCGAAAACTTGTTGCTGCCCAAACCCCTTTTTGGTGTGCTGCACAcagttctctttttttttcttttttttctttcttgcttttctttttttttctctttttttggaACAAAAACTCGTTTTCAGTCCTTCTTTTGACCCATAGACATCTTTTCTTTTAACCTCTGTGTCAAACGCAGCACAACTTTCAACTAAAGGGGATCACTAAGATGGATGGTGCAGCACAAAAACAAGAAACTGCGGTGGGGAATATGTGGCGGTTAGAAAACAAGGGTGGGATGGGtgggtatttttttttgtttatatatacgCAGCAAGCAATGATGATCAGATCAAGGGTGGGATGGATGGGTACATGCAGCAAGCAATTTGATGATTAGAACAAAGATAATAACTAGAACAATGtggaaaagaaaaattcagcaactAGACAAATATTAAAGGATTAAAACTCGATAAAGCAAACTACAAAATCAGTAGCACATATGAATTTGGGCTGTAGGTTTTCTTTTTGGCTCTCAGTGGACAGTAGGTATTTAAACTCTATCCTACCAAAATCAAGAACAATCCTACCGAGGAAACGaaggctttgataccagatgatatgctcacgcctagggatagcgtgagacaagtcgttgtggcccgatcttctcgtaggattcgcgaacttgataacttgtcgctgcgtgacctggtgaagaggcagtgcaccgcgaggctgtccacgcgacgaactaccgagacaatcacccttccacgtaccgacgaacagcccacgcaatcacgccgtatagacgtgaaggcacaaactggatgaaccgcagttcggcgttctacaactccctcaggaatcgaaagaacaagttttgcaagcctctcaagactcacgcataaacaaaactccacgagtttgtgtattctgaattttaaccaagcaagatgtgtcctttcattgtctagtacaagagatatatatagataggggcgttcagctttgaatacatgacagcatgcacatccactagtggatttcgtggctggttcgcgcgtcttctcagcttctggcagcagttactaaaatgagcataactctttattgggaagtctaaataatgaaccgtttgatgggctgcaacatagacttaaagatgctttcatccatctgtagaatgccacgtaactccttgtattctgtccgtggtgatgcttggaatttgtaccatgggtcagccatctagcttctggttgccttctcatgcagaagtaatgaaccaccattttatttatgcacacgataggcttcttggttcagatgtccaaaggcttgaatccatcttcatcccatgctggttcataccctccatcattcctaaggacattgaaacaagaactcaaaagtataggacaacataaactgattattaaacataaggttagcgttcacctgagaatgaatttccttctccaattgtttagctctacttcttgtaattggaccacttatatcaagtggagtttcatttgaagatgaatgaatgctagggatgtcctcatcatatcACCTTTGGGCAGAAATAGAATTAATGCATGACAACAAACCATAATAATATCATAATATTGCTATAAATCAACTTTGGTCAGAATGATAACAATATTATAATAATCTATAATTTTATCCAATTTTCAAAATTAAAATCTACCATCGGTTTGAATTTAATAATGAAAATGaataaataactttaagtaCGCAGTGGAAACTTTaataaactttttaatttcatttTCCAGAAACTATACAAATACTTTACTGTTCTCTGAATATAATTATCTTTGGACAAAATATATACAGAGAGAAACATTAAAATTCTATGCAAAATGATTCAAAATGCATCAATTATAGTTtctggaaaaagaaaaaacaaaaaaaactgtGCAAACTGTGTAGTTCGGCCAATTTTGGCCCGTTTCACGCGCGCGCGGCCCGCGCAGCGAACCCCCTGCAGTCCACTCGCGAGCAGCGGCCCAGCAGTGCACAGTACGCGCGGCAGCCCAGCAAGCCCAGCagtgttttttttctcttcGCTTTCGGCCCAGACTCGGAAAAACGGCCCGCGTAGGAGCCGCGCGCGCGCCCCCCGCGTCCCAGGCCGCAACCTAGGCCTGGGCCGGGAATTTGCCATCCCGCCTGGGCCGTATCTGGCCCATCGCGGTTGGAGCCGATCTCGACCGTCCGTTTCGATCCGACGGCCACGAGCGAAAAGCGGTCGCATAAAAGCCCTTGGCCGCCAgtaaccctaaccctaaagCCAGTTTCACCCTCTCCCTTTCCTGTGTTcagtcgacggcggcggctgggGCGAGCCGAGCACCCTCGCCGGCGGTGATGGCCACGGCGCTCGCCCCGGCAAGCTCCAGGCCCCTTCCCTTTCTGCTCTTTACTCCTTCAACACCTCCCTTCTTAGCCACCATTCTATCGCGACACAAGAGCAGCAAGGCGTCCGGCCATGGTGGCCGGAGATGAAGGGTGGCGGCGCCGCCGCTCGGCTCTTGCCGGCGTGCGCGTTCCCGTTCGCGGTTGAGCGCGTCGCCGTCAAGAAGTTGTGCGACGGTGCCCTTTTACCCGATCCACGCACGCTACAACATTCCGATGACGAAGTTTGCGTACGGCAAAACGGTAAGGGACGGGACCAGAGATCCCGTTTGCTGTTCATTCAGTGGGTTGCTATTCTTTCTGTGGGTTAGGGTTTCGGGATTTCTTTGTCCAATTCGAAAATGGGATCAACTTTTCTCTGCTTACCTGTGTAGGTTTTGCTAGATCCGCACCGGATCTAACCTTTTCTATTCCTAAACTAGATCTACACCTAGATCTAGGCGTCCGATACCATTGTTAAACATATAGGATCGTTCTAGGACAGATCTAGCAGGGTAAAACTGTGTGTTTCGGGATTCATGAATGTACcaaagagagagggagaggaaatGCTTTTACCGTCGTTGGAGGTAGGCGCCGGTGCGGTGCTGTTGGATCCGGAGGCCATCGTGTCTTCGTCGGTGTAGATCTGCGCTAGGCAGCGACGGTTGGGGAAGGCTCGATGATGCAGTGGCGACCGGCGGAGAAGATTCGGTGGTGCAGTGCAGTGGCGGCGCTGGGGACTTCCCGTCACTGGCTGCGCCCCTCTGTAGATCGGGATTAGGGTTTCGGTGGGGAGTGGCGGCTCACGGTGAACCTCGTACTGAGAGCCGGCGGCCCCCACCCTTTATTTATAGCGCAGTGTGACAGGGGCCCTCCAGCCATAGATGGGctgggcgcccccgatcagggcgcaGGTCAAGGCCCGATTAGGCCTTTGGGCCTAATCGGTGAGAGATCATTCCAACACACTGATCAAACAAATTATGCACACTTAGTAATCAAGGATCGATGTATCACTGTAACATGATTGGGCCAATCAGAAATCTTATCTGAACTTGATAGGCCCTGACCAAACAAATTATGCACACTTACTAAGCTGCTGCTTCACTGCTTATCTGAATGTTAGAAAGCAACTACAAACCTCTTGTTCTTGTCTGAAAAACCAAGAAGACTAATTTGTCAGGCACAATTATTACCACCACTAAAACTGAAGAAACACCAGCGCTGGAAATAGACGATACTGCTAAACTTGTAATAGAATATTCAATTGTAAGCATTCACAGCTCCTATGCCTCCTCTTGCTTCCATATCTTCAATTCTTCTTTAGATATCTGGTATCCTAACAGCGCACTAAAGACATCTATTAGCATACAGACATAATCCCTCCATATTCTAATTTTAGTTTGGCAAGTATTTCAAACAATCATGAATTGATGGCCCACAAGTAAAAAAGGTTCACAGTGATGTTGTCGTGCTCAATGGATCTGAGGTCCTACACCTTGGTTTGTTGCGCTGTTTACCTGAAAAGTGGAACCAAGCTATTGCACACTGGTGAACCTACTACACTGTTAAAGATACAAGGAGTGCAGACAAGTGAGCCAGCAGGTGAAATCTCATTCAGATGGAACAAGCAAATGAGTTAGTCTTGGGTCTCGGCAGCATACGGACAGAAAATGGAAGTTCTGAATTTCTTCTGTCTCAATCTTTTACCTAAACTATTTGAGCTTCTTACTTTTTATCTGTCCCTTCTGCTGCAATATAAGCACGTTTCGGCAGTGACTTTGGAGTGATTGTGACTAAGTAATCTGGAGTGGTCTGTTACTCCACCTGGTGTAGGCCATCAAACACTATTCTTCTCCGTCTCCACATCCCCTCTTTGTGTCATATTCCCTCTACAATTGTGGTATTTGTTCAAATATATAAAACCTTGATTTTTTAGTTTCATACAAtttcaattcataatttataGCGTGCTTAACAAACTTGCTTCATTTTGCAAATTTATACTATCTTGCTCCTTTTCATAAATTATTTACTAAGTAGTAAGTATCCATCTAGAAGAAGAAACAGGAGTCATTGCTCAACAGTACAGTTGACTCTACCAAGTTATAGCTTAATTATTTTGATTAATGCTTGCCTAGGTTTCTCAGAATGACATTCATTCTGTTGCACGAATTTTGGTTCGAGACACAATACCTTCCATGGGTGAATTTTGAGGACTATCATTAGGTGTAACAACATCAAGGTGTTCTTTTTCCATTCCTTTTGTCACATTTCTTCTACTATATGCTAAAATTTGATCAAACCTTAAATTTTCAGTCTGATACAATTTATATGCACATTGTGAAATTCCAAAACAAGCCAACCATGTGGAAAAAAGCATTATCCCTAGGGGAAATAAGATCTTTTATATGGCATTCATAGAATACAAAAAATTAAGTTAGCTCAGTTCATGGTAACCTTGAATCTTTTGTTCTGTTTTTTACTTGTACCAACCAATTCCTGAACTACAAGCTATAGTATGGTACCCTCCAGCTAGCACCAACCAATTCCTGAATCTTTTGATTGAAGTAATATTGTTGTCAGATCAATCTATAGTTTGACTTGGTTTGATGCTGCATGTATGCAGGTATATAGCTTCGGAGTACTTCTTTTGGAGTTGTTGATAGGTAGAATGCCGGTAGACCATAATGCCTAGAGGGCAGTAAAGCCTGGTAACTTTGGTATGTTCACTTGATAACTTCCTCTTTCCCTTATGTGGTTAGATGTAAATTTGTATCTAATTAGTAGTGTCTGCAAT is part of the Sorghum bicolor cultivar BTx623 chromosome 10, Sorghum_bicolor_NCBIv3, whole genome shotgun sequence genome and harbors:
- the LOC110431156 gene encoding uncharacterized protein LOC110431156, whose translation is MAGRGDGAAVSVEEFQELRTQMNDLMQQLQTLQLNIPRREPPPNEDDDIDEEDEPPRHPAGRGRGGRGHGLLNFGRARRIPVRGGRDYDGDDDMLSDMDDHRHGGHRGYRDRHRRLDDDGLSKVKVSIPKFNGKESADDYFEWETKVEQIFDLYPYPLVKKAMLAAIEFSGYAITWWNQVCTKLRRAGHDRITWEDMKREMRRRFVPAYYSRDLHLKLKRLVQGTRTVDEYFQELEMCLLRTEITEDEESTMARFLVGLNKPIADKVDMTNYTCLTELVHFAKRAERQLAGSYKDHASFSAHNSATSWRQSQQHGSGVHTPTSRATSSKHFDSKGKAVSSTHSSSSATAAPRHTSKIECFKCGGHGHKQAECPNRRTIIALADGSYDSQSEEEDEFHNVFADHTLDTCEYSAEDGTFELGLNCLAIQPILTFAPSDMIEDVISPYSNEITSADFDKLLADFPDLEPSKMNRSSPYLVVRRVLSTQFVAAEQGQRHNLFQSRCKVKGQVCRFIIDGGSCNNIVSALLVEKLGLPTRRHPHPYHMQWLNNSGTVKVSSMVRLSFSIGDYHGEVDCDIVPMQACHLLLGRPWQFDVDSVHFGRSNKYTFIHNDKKVVLVPLSPEEIYASDVARMKKEESDKRKLSEAANTSKGETSNQSSHIKPLSTTKQHHQNECLFVSRSDLREVRNTTAPFFVLLHKEVLLSTNDLPSSLPSAVLDLLQDFEDVFPDEVPAGLPPLRGIEHQIDLVPGASLPNRPAYRANPEETKEIQRQVKELLDKGYVRESLSPCAVPVLLVPKKDGSWRMCVDCRAINAITVRYRHPIPRLDDMLDELSGSTIFTKIDLRSGYHQIRMKIGDEWKTAFTTKFGLYEWLVMPFGLTNAPSTFMRLMNHVLRAFIGKFVVVYFDDILIYSKSFDEHLDHIHQVLAVLREEKLYANIAKCTFCTDRVVFLGFVVTADGIQVDEEKVKAIKDWPTPTNVSQKDVPFKWGDDQEQAFVELKRKLCEAPLLQLPNFGKTFEIECDASGIGIGGVLLQEGKPIAYFSEKLNGPHLNYSVYDKELYALVRVLEVWQHYLLPKEFVIHSDHEALKYLKSQGKLNRRHAKWIEFIETFPYVVKHKRVLLQEAHAGGLAGHSTTNFCPFEIVYGFKPHTPMDLLPLPLQEQVNLDAAKRSNFIKKLHDETRRNIEKKSAQYAKQANKGKKKVTFQPGDLVWLHLRKDRFPQQRKSKLSPRGDGPFKVLKKINDNAYKIELPPEYSNVSPTFNVKDLLPFVGEPESRTTPSQEGEADEDIPSIHSSSNETPLDISGPITRSRAKQCCRINVERLIESP